The following are from one region of the Bacteroidales bacterium genome:
- a CDS encoding recombinase RecT — protein MEEKTNSNTGLKKIDALKNILKAPSVEEQFRNALQENSGTFVASVIDLFNSDKSLQDCEPKQLVMEALKAAVLKLPINKALGFAWIVPYKSKGGVIATFQIGYKGYIQLAMRTAKYRIINSDMVYEGELRQVNKLTGEIDFSGTKSSDKVEGYFAHIELLNGFAKTLYMTRDGIIAHAKKYSKSYEHNASAWQTDFDAMAKKTVIRNLLSHYGYLSVEMMGAIEGDISSDTVIRDKDVKETTGSKEFVADVEFEDVSENGGNSDKTDPGF, from the coding sequence ATGGAAGAAAAAACCAATTCTAATACAGGGCTGAAAAAGATTGATGCCCTGAAAAATATCCTGAAAGCACCTTCTGTTGAAGAACAGTTCCGCAATGCTTTACAGGAAAACTCAGGAACTTTCGTTGCATCCGTAATTGACTTGTTTAATAGTGACAAATCCCTCCAGGACTGTGAGCCAAAACAGTTGGTGATGGAAGCATTGAAAGCAGCCGTCCTGAAGCTGCCCATCAACAAAGCACTTGGATTTGCCTGGATTGTGCCTTATAAGTCCAAAGGTGGCGTCATTGCTACATTCCAGATAGGTTATAAGGGATATATTCAACTGGCCATGCGTACTGCTAAATATCGTATCATCAATTCAGATATGGTGTATGAGGGTGAGTTGAGGCAAGTCAACAAACTCACCGGTGAAATTGATTTCTCCGGAACAAAATCATCCGACAAAGTGGAAGGTTACTTCGCCCATATCGAGCTGTTGAATGGATTTGCGAAAACACTTTACATGACCAGAGATGGCATTATTGCCCATGCAAAGAAGTACTCCAAATCCTATGAGCATAATGCTTCAGCCTGGCAAACTGACTTTGATGCAATGGCAAAGAAAACAGTGATCCGCAACCTGTTGTCACATTATGGCTACTTATCGGTAGAAATGATGGGTGCAATAGAAGGCGACATCAGTTCCGATACTGTGATTAGGGATAAGGATGTGAAGGAAACCACCGGTAGCAAAGAATTTGTTGCTGATGTAGAATTCGAGGATGTTTCTGAAAATGGTGGAAATTCTGACAAAACTGATCCTGGGTTTTAA
- a CDS encoding DUF1738 domain-containing protein yields MKRNLFEQVTQQVIDNLEKVSSWKRLWEVPQPVSLNGHHYQGINYLLLSTDQFTSPVWGTFNQVRQNGGCVNKGEKSRLVVFWKRLIDSTTDKVTGEAKQNVHFLLRYYLVFNVEQCSFDDIGKAKINTLSRASESLSNERNIQAEEIIGNMPDPPQIRLGMHDTPSYIPSLDVLEMPDKKYFFNSDAYYAAFFHELIHSTGHKKRLNRFESDQFRNNENYSKEELVAELGAAYLQTVAGINYDAENTAAYIKGWLRVLKDNPTWITWAASRAQKACEFIVPALAPENICVET; encoded by the coding sequence ATGAAACGCAATTTATTTGAACAGGTAACCCAACAGGTTATTGACAATCTTGAAAAAGTTAGTTCGTGGAAAAGATTATGGGAAGTTCCGCAGCCGGTTAGTTTGAATGGCCATCATTACCAGGGAATCAACTACCTGTTGCTTTCAACTGATCAGTTTACATCACCAGTATGGGGAACCTTTAACCAGGTGAGACAAAATGGTGGTTGCGTCAATAAAGGTGAAAAATCCAGGCTTGTAGTTTTCTGGAAACGATTGATTGATTCAACAACGGATAAGGTTACTGGCGAGGCCAAACAAAATGTTCACTTTTTACTTCGCTACTACCTGGTATTCAATGTTGAACAGTGCTCCTTTGATGACATCGGCAAGGCAAAAATCAACACCCTTTCCAGGGCCTCAGAGAGCCTTTCTAACGAACGCAATATTCAGGCTGAAGAGATTATCGGCAATATGCCTGATCCGCCTCAAATACGCCTTGGAATGCACGACACACCATCATATATACCTTCATTGGATGTATTGGAAATGCCTGACAAGAAATACTTCTTCAACAGCGATGCCTACTATGCTGCATTCTTTCATGAGCTGATTCATTCAACAGGACATAAGAAGCGCCTGAACCGTTTTGAATCAGACCAATTCCGTAATAACGAGAATTATTCAAAGGAAGAACTGGTGGCTGAATTGGGTGCTGCATACCTGCAAACCGTAGCAGGAATCAACTACGATGCTGAAAATACTGCTGCTTACATCAAAGGATGGTTACGTGTATTGAAAGACAATCCTACCTGGATTACCTGGGCTGCCAGCCGTGCTCAAAAAGCATGTGAATTCATTGTACCTGCACTTGCACCGGAAAATATCTGTGTTGAAACTTAA
- a CDS encoding fibrobacter succinogenes major paralogous domain-containing protein has translation MKARQEGISLARERLQLTEAIFDLFEMEAADFRLDEKIKPYLNAIPGYRERLHECYAKLDRLAHLDALQTGSFKDSRDGKTYKSARIGNQTWMAENLNYETGSGSWCYDDSKSNCNIYGRLYDWETARKACPPGWHLPSDSEWTQLTIYLGDENVAGGKLKATTLWNSPNTAADNSSGFSALPGGARDNDGSFVNIGYIGVWWSSNEYYTNYLWLRSLSYSGGDILRRATASKAYGFSVRCIKD, from the coding sequence GTGAAAGCTCGCCAAGAAGGGATCAGTCTCGCTCGCGAGCGATTGCAACTTACCGAGGCGATATTCGATCTCTTCGAGATGGAAGCCGCAGATTTTCGACTGGATGAAAAAATAAAACCATACCTAAATGCAATACCAGGATACCGAGAACGGCTCCACGAATGTTATGCAAAGCTGGACAGATTGGCTCATTTGGATGCACTGCAAACAGGCTCATTCAAAGATTCCCGTGACGGTAAAACATACAAATCCGCAAGAATAGGCAACCAAACCTGGATGGCTGAAAACTTAAATTATGAGACCGGAAGCGGAAGCTGGTGCTATGACGATTCCAAATCAAACTGCAATATTTATGGCAGACTATACGATTGGGAAACTGCAAGAAAAGCCTGCCCTCCGGGCTGGCATTTACCTTCTGATAGCGAATGGACACAACTCACGATTTATTTAGGCGATGAAAATGTTGCCGGTGGCAAATTAAAAGCAACTACTTTGTGGAATAGCCCCAATACTGCTGCTGATAATAGTAGTGGCTTTTCGGCGCTTCCGGGTGGCGCTCGCGACAACGATGGTAGCTTCGTAAACATTGGCTACATCGGTGTCTGGTGGAGTTCTAATGAGTACTATACAAACTACCTCTGGCTCCGCTCCCTAAGTTACAGCGGTGGCGATATACTCAGACGCGCCACCGCTAGTAAGGCATATGGTTTTTCTGTTCGTTGCATCAAAGACTAA
- a CDS encoding ankyrin repeat domain-containing protein has translation MNDIANLIPLPLLIICLFYLLGAGIRRLYKKYTGGVISTIVLTLLHIWMLFPILPFPLLAVLFGAGFMGGVVLARNDRVLKIAVIFLIIVVTALSLSQFIAITGISKGIPPFESFFEPRLVFFNFTEIIFGSIIVAFLFVILQRYLCKILNKKNNGACILLAVTLTYFAQQFIHLEHPGLGYIVVFGHALSSQLLSILSFGGLFWTIVLIINIVLSLYFGIMLYSDFDLLKNFSNQIYNRVMIIGAVYFMLFHMISLSFLYADYDLLNAIMMIMLSAITIPFGVTLGYAFNQSLIDKLSLAARDGEYNQVGNALNRGIEINKKDKDGYTPLILAAHNGHIKIVRLLLEKGARVDLKDVNGSTALSSACGKGHYEIVQLLINEGADLNSKDNDGNSPYISAIFGGHTNICELLAKNGANTQEKHPQLGLEAEEISRIIGPFRDFVRKHQKD, from the coding sequence GTGAATGACATCGCAAATCTTATTCCCCTTCCTTTGTTGATAATCTGTCTATTTTATCTTCTGGGAGCAGGCATACGTAGGCTATATAAAAAGTATACAGGCGGTGTTATTTCTACTATAGTGCTGACGCTCCTTCACATTTGGATGCTATTTCCAATACTACCATTTCCCCTTTTGGCTGTTTTATTTGGAGCTGGCTTTATGGGCGGAGTTGTATTGGCACGCAATGACAGAGTCTTAAAGATTGCGGTCATCTTTCTGATAATTGTAGTTACGGCGCTTTCACTTTCGCAGTTTATTGCAATAACTGGTATATCAAAAGGAATTCCTCCATTTGAATCGTTTTTCGAACCGCGTCTTGTGTTTTTCAATTTCACGGAAATAATATTTGGATCAATAATAGTGGCATTTCTATTTGTGATATTGCAACGGTATTTGTGCAAGATATTAAATAAAAAAAACAACGGTGCATGTATTTTGCTGGCCGTTACTTTAACTTATTTTGCTCAGCAATTTATACACCTTGAACACCCAGGGCTCGGATATATTGTAGTATTTGGCCACGCATTGTCGTCACAATTATTAAGTATTCTTTCGTTTGGCGGCTTATTTTGGACCATTGTGCTTATTATTAACATCGTCTTAAGTCTATATTTTGGTATTATGCTTTATAGTGACTTCGATTTACTCAAAAATTTCTCTAACCAAATATATAATAGAGTTATGATAATTGGGGCCGTTTACTTTATGCTGTTCCATATGATATCTCTTAGTTTTCTTTATGCCGATTATGATTTGCTTAATGCAATCATGATGATTATGCTTTCTGCAATAACTATCCCATTCGGTGTTACTTTGGGATATGCTTTTAACCAATCATTAATAGACAAGCTATCACTTGCTGCCAGAGATGGTGAATACAACCAAGTCGGCAATGCTCTTAATAGAGGTATAGAGATCAATAAAAAGGACAAAGACGGTTATACGCCACTAATACTTGCAGCGCACAATGGTCACATAAAAATTGTAAGGTTGCTTTTAGAGAAAGGTGCAAGAGTTGATTTAAAAGACGTAAATGGGAGTACAGCATTATCATCGGCTTGTGGCAAAGGCCACTATGAAATCGTACAATTACTAATAAATGAAGGCGCTGATTTAAACTCAAAGGATAACGATGGTAATTCTCCTTATATATCCGCAATATTTGGTGGGCATACAAATATATGTGAACTACTGGCAAAAAATGGAGCAAACACTCAAGAAAAGCATCCGCAATTGGGTTTAGAGGCGGAAGAGATAAGCCGGATTATTGGTCCGTTTCGCGATTTTGTAAGAAAACACCAAAAAGATTAA
- a CDS encoding sugar phosphate isomerase/epimerase, translated as MSIVLSVSSFHKQFVTKKIDLAKFFIISNKLGFRSVEICDRSIEKTDRIYLESIRNLLKKNSLSLCALDIRNDFTYGEKEKLLQQINHVKKWIEIASFFQTPIVRIWGGQASTTDTALQRVCDAISSLIPHAQKHHIKLALENHGGICANFENVLKIIHRISSETLGICCDFQYFSEEDLYIGIERFAPHIIHVHAKSFSFDDHGEETRISYRTIGEILHKHEYSGNYSIEFEGKGNAREGIINTNRLIENYFLNTPLRKTEAMAFLPRMRKLNIELNKCNNQYLKVIKTKNIWTDARKHILEFAENLASKPEVEGVVVLGGLADTTFRRHIDDCSDLDIAVFINVPEALGYSNSKEFVRDKQEFLPEWLPEFQFYIPVNKMMMEVNCHQLIYQIEISPDLQWDESKIEAYKFTGEVLFDRHGLIKDLIFNKTAFIAEKSNRKLIILAGQLPWYSWINPEKQLKRGYPEACHYLLNKALDLILEMVYNINDREKPHHKWLIQTSETLNWLPQNFLEIINEAIIIRNYTKKEIFRRIKIVKALGQAVINYGIDNNMIPKDSFKFTSLYLDHERQLLPITYADHLVNKIMEDNVMSEEEEQAFRGLINFSLLANGDLKAVNIRKNAGYFGVNNKILKTFIR; from the coding sequence ATGAGTATTGTATTAAGTGTAAGTTCATTTCATAAACAATTTGTAACCAAAAAAATTGATCTGGCTAAGTTTTTTATTATTTCCAACAAACTTGGTTTCAGATCTGTTGAGATATGTGACAGAAGTATTGAAAAAACCGACCGAATTTATTTGGAATCAATCAGAAACTTATTGAAAAAAAACTCTCTTTCCCTGTGTGCTCTAGATATACGAAATGATTTTACATATGGGGAAAAGGAAAAACTTCTACAACAAATTAATCATGTAAAAAAATGGATTGAAATTGCATCATTCTTTCAGACTCCTATCGTCAGAATCTGGGGTGGGCAAGCAAGCACTACGGATACTGCTTTACAAAGAGTCTGTGATGCCATATCCTCACTAATACCCCATGCACAAAAGCATCATATTAAATTGGCCCTTGAGAATCACGGAGGAATTTGTGCAAATTTTGAAAACGTATTAAAAATTATTCACAGAATCAGTTCTGAAACACTGGGGATATGTTGTGATTTTCAGTACTTCTCAGAGGAAGATCTTTATATTGGAATCGAAAGATTCGCACCACATATTATCCATGTTCATGCAAAGAGTTTTAGTTTTGATGATCATGGTGAAGAAACAAGAATCAGTTATAGGACCATAGGTGAAATATTGCATAAGCACGAGTATTCAGGAAATTATTCGATTGAATTCGAGGGAAAGGGGAATGCAAGAGAAGGTATTATTAATACTAATCGTCTAATTGAAAACTACTTTCTTAATACTCCTTTGCGAAAAACTGAGGCAATGGCTTTTTTGCCAAGAATGAGGAAGCTCAACATTGAACTAAATAAATGCAATAATCAATATCTGAAGGTAATAAAAACAAAGAACATATGGACGGATGCCAGAAAACACATTTTGGAATTTGCTGAAAATCTTGCTTCAAAGCCTGAAGTTGAAGGGGTAGTTGTATTGGGTGGACTGGCTGACACAACCTTCAGAAGGCATATTGATGACTGTTCTGATCTGGATATAGCTGTGTTTATTAATGTACCGGAGGCTCTTGGATATAGCAACTCAAAAGAGTTCGTCAGGGATAAGCAGGAATTTCTTCCTGAATGGTTACCAGAGTTTCAGTTTTATATACCGGTTAATAAGATGATGATGGAGGTGAATTGCCATCAGTTGATCTATCAGATAGAAATATCGCCTGATTTGCAATGGGATGAAAGTAAAATAGAAGCGTATAAATTTACAGGAGAAGTTCTATTTGATAGACATGGGCTTATTAAAGACCTTATATTCAACAAGACTGCTTTTATTGCAGAAAAATCTAATAGAAAACTGATTATTTTAGCTGGCCAACTTCCTTGGTATAGTTGGATAAATCCAGAAAAGCAATTAAAAAGGGGATATCCTGAAGCATGTCATTACCTGCTTAATAAGGCATTGGATCTGATTTTGGAAATGGTTTACAACATTAATGATCGTGAAAAACCCCATCATAAATGGCTAATTCAAACTTCTGAAACCTTGAATTGGCTACCTCAAAATTTTTTGGAAATAATAAATGAAGCCATCATTATCCGAAATTATACGAAAAAAGAAATATTCAGAAGAATAAAGATTGTTAAAGCACTGGGTCAGGCTGTAATTAATTATGGAATTGATAACAATATGATCCCGAAAGATAGTTTTAAATTTACATCTTTATATCTGGATCATGAGAGGCAACTTTTACCGATAACTTATGCTGACCACTTAGTAAATAAAATAATGGAGGATAATGTGATGTCTGAAGAAGAAGAGCAGGCTTTTCGCGGATTAATCAATTTCTCCTTACTAGCGAATGGTGATTTAAAGGCTGTTAATATTCGAAAAAATGCCGGATACTTTGGTGTAAATAATAAAATTCTGAAAACCTTTATAAGATAA